GACGAGGGGCTCCTCGCAGTAAACGAGGATGCCCTTGAGGGGGCCCTCCGCGGCCGCCCTGACCGCGCCGTTTATATCCTCGGCCGTGGCCTCGCGCTTCAAGCAAACGACGAGGTCCACCAAAGACACGTCGGGGGTGGGAACCCGGACGGAGATGCCGTCGAGTTTCCCGGCCAAATCGGGCAGAACCAGCCCCACCGCCTTGGCGGCTCCGGTGGTGGTGGGAATCATGTTCATCGCCGCCGCCCGCGCCCGCCGCAGGTCCTTGTGCGGCAGATCGAGGATGCGCTGGTCATTGGTGTAGGAGTGGATGGTGGTCATCAGGCCGTGCTCGATCCCGAAGGACTCGTGGAGCACCTTGGCCAAGGGGGCCAGGCAGTTGGTGGTGCAGCTCGCGTTGGAGATGATGTGGTGTTTTTTGGGGTCGTAGGTGTCGAAGTTGACGCCGAGGACGACGGTGATGTCCGGGTCCTTGCCGGGAGCGCTGATGACGACCTTCTTGGCGCCGGCCTGGAGGTGCTTCCCGGCCCCGGCCCGGTCGCGGAAGAGGCCGGTCGCCTCCAGCACCACGTCCACGCCCAGCTCGCCCCAGGGCAGGCGCGCCGGATCCCGCTCCGAGAACACCCGTATCCGGTCGCCGTCCACCACCAGATGGTCACCGTCTATCGAAACGTCGGCGGAGTAGGTGCCGTGGATCGAATCGTGTTTCAGCAGGTGTGCCAGTGTACCAGCGTCGGTGATGTCGTTTATCGCGATTATCTCGTAGTCGTACCGGCCCCGGGCGTAGCGCATGAGCGTGCGTCCGATACGCCCGAATCCGTTGATGGCGACTTTCATTCATTCCCCCTTCAGCGTTGAGCCTCGGTTGTCCGTCCGAGAAGACTTTCGGCGCCCGTTAAAAGTTCCGTGGAGCGCAGCCGGAGGTCGAAGTGGTATTCGACGAGCGAAAGACAGATCTTGAGCGCGCCCGAGAGAACGTCGGCGTCGTGACGGCCCTTGAGAACCGCCCGGCGCTCAAGCCCTTCGAGGAGCCGGATGCCGCCCGCGTTGAGCGGCAGGTACCCCTCGCGCCGGTGCCCGCGGCACAAAACGCGGCCGCCCGCCACGTCCACCGCCGC
The sequence above is a segment of the bacterium genome. Coding sequences within it:
- the gap gene encoding type I glyceraldehyde-3-phosphate dehydrogenase, with protein sequence MKVAINGFGRIGRTLMRYARGRYDYEIIAINDITDAGTLAHLLKHDSIHGTYSADVSIDGDHLVVDGDRIRVFSERDPARLPWGELGVDVVLEATGLFRDRAGAGKHLQAGAKKVVISAPGKDPDITVVLGVNFDTYDPKKHHIISNASCTTNCLAPLAKVLHESFGIEHGLMTTIHSYTNDQRILDLPHKDLRRARAAAMNMIPTTTGAAKAVGLVLPDLAGKLDGISVRVPTPDVSLVDLVVCLKREATAEDINGAVRAAAEGPLKGILVYCEEPLVSSDFIGNPASSIFDAEYTKSYGTFAKVMSWYDNEWGYSCRTADLIALLF